Below is a window of Defluviimonas sp. SAOS-178_SWC DNA.
TGATGCCGATCCATGGCACGCGGACGATCTCGAAGCGGGACATGGTACACAATTCATACATGCCAAACATCGAGATCGATCCGGAGAGCTACAACGTCTACGTCGACGGCGAGCGCATCACCGTGAAACCCGCCAAGACGCTGCCGTTGTCGCAACTCTACTATTTCCGGTGAGGCGGGCATGTCTGTGATCATCCAAGTTCTGCATCACGCCAACGACCGCCCCGCGGCGGGCGACGAGGATCCGGTTTTCCTGACCTCGGAGCAGCGCGCGAGCCCGCATGGTGTGCTCACCAGCTTCGGCGGTCGCACCCTGCGCATCTCGCTGCCGCGCGGTAGCGAGCTGGGCGACGGCGACGTGCTGGCCCGCGACGGCGACGTGTCGGTGGTGGTCCGGGCGGCGGCGGAGCCGCTGTTCCGGTTGGCGCCCGACGAGGCGCTGCACTGGGGCGTTGCGGCGTTCCATCTTGGCAACCTGCATCGCCCGGTGCGGTTCACCGACACCGCGATGCTGACGCCTGCGGATGTCCGGGTGGCCGACGTGCTGCGCGATGCGGGCATCGCCTTCGAGCCAGTCAACGCACCGTTCGTGGGGCGTCGCTTCGGCGCCTATTCGGGGCATGACCATGACCATGACCACGATCTCGACTACCACGGGGATCACACCCATCACCGCCACACCCACGAGCCCTAGGATGTCGTCCAACTTCGCCGCGCAGGATCAGGAACGGCAGCTCTTCCTGCTTCAGATCGCCAATTCCTCGTTTCCGACCGGCGGGTTCAACCACTCCTACGGGTTC
It encodes the following:
- a CDS encoding urease accessory protein UreE, with product MSVIIQVLHHANDRPAAGDEDPVFLTSEQRASPHGVLTSFGGRTLRISLPRGSELGDGDVLARDGDVSVVVRAAAEPLFRLAPDEALHWGVAAFHLGNLHRPVRFTDTAMLTPADVRVADVLRDAGIAFEPVNAPFVGRRFGAYSGHDHDHDHDLDYHGDHTHHRHTHEP